From a region of the Paenibacillus sp. FSL R10-2734 genome:
- a CDS encoding ABC transporter permease subunit — translation MHKASAIKTVRGNNFWYRLKEQKWLFLLMLPALIATLLFSYGPMFGMYMAFTNYQPGGGTFFQQFFHAEFVGFKWFEYFFTTGDFYRVMRNTLATSLLTLLFGFPAPIILALVLNEAKQGFFKRFTQTVSYLPHFISWVIAANIVITLLASDGMFNNLLVTLGIVDEPVAFLQNGPLFWWIIALSNMWKEMGFSAIMYLAAISAINPELYEAARVDGASRFKQMWNITLPALRPTIVILAILAVGGILNAGFEQQYLLQNNTVLEYSEVIDIYAYKYGLQNSMFSYGAAVGVFKSVIAFILVVIVNRISRKVNDQALF, via the coding sequence ATGCATAAAGCAAGCGCTATCAAAACAGTCAGGGGCAATAATTTTTGGTACAGATTAAAAGAGCAGAAATGGTTATTTTTGCTGATGCTCCCTGCCTTAATTGCGACATTGCTATTTTCCTATGGACCTATGTTTGGTATGTATATGGCCTTTACAAACTATCAGCCGGGTGGAGGAACATTTTTTCAACAATTTTTCCATGCTGAGTTTGTGGGCTTTAAGTGGTTTGAATATTTCTTTACTACAGGAGACTTCTACCGTGTAATGCGCAATACGCTTGCGACAAGCCTCTTGACCTTGTTATTCGGTTTTCCTGCGCCGATCATACTCGCGCTTGTGCTGAATGAAGCAAAACAGGGATTTTTCAAACGCTTTACGCAGACGGTTTCTTATCTACCGCATTTTATCTCATGGGTTATCGCCGCTAACATTGTAATTACGCTACTAGCTTCTGATGGGATGTTCAACAATCTTCTAGTAACGCTCGGCATTGTTGACGAACCGGTAGCTTTTCTACAAAACGGACCTTTATTCTGGTGGATTATCGCCTTGTCTAATATGTGGAAGGAAATGGGCTTTAGCGCCATTATGTACCTAGCTGCAATATCTGCGATTAATCCGGAGCTTTACGAAGCCGCAAGAGTAGATGGAGCTAGCCGATTCAAGCAAATGTGGAATATTACGCTCCCTGCTTTACGTCCAACTATCGTGATATTGGCCATTCTTGCAGTCGGTGGTATTTTGAATGCCGGCTTTGAACAACAATATCTGTTGCAAAATAACACTGTGCTTGAGTACTCGGAAGTTATCGATATTTATGCATACAAATACGGGTTACAAAACAGCATGTTCTCTTACGGGGCTGCCGTGGGGGTATTCAAATCCGTTATTGCCTTCATTCTTGTTGTAATCGTGAATCGAATTTCTAGAAAAGTGAACGACCAAGCGTTGTTCTAA